TTGCAGCAGGTGGAGTGGGGAGAGCTGGATTTTCTGATTGTCGATCTGCCTCCGGGTACAGGCGATGTGGTGATTTCGCTGGTGCAGACTGTGCCTTTGACCGGGGCGGTGGTGGTTTCGACGGGGTCGGGTGTGGCGCTGCAGGATGCGCGGAAGGCGCTCGAGATGTTTCACCAGGTGAAGGTGGAGGTGATTGGCCTGGTGGAGAATATGTCGCAGATGACGCTACCCGATGGGCAGGTGATCGACGTGTTTGGCGCGGGTGGAACGGAGAGGACGGCGGCGCAGTTTGGGCTGGAGTTTCTTGGGGCCGTGGAGCTTGATCCTCAGATTCGGGAGGGTGGAGATAAGGGGCTGCCCGTGGCGCTGGCGGGGCCTGAATCGAAGCTGGCGAAGGACTTCTATCTGATCGCGGCTAAGGTTGCGGAGAGAGCTAAGGCGATTGCTTCGAAGACGGAGGATGTGCTGGAGATTTCGTAAGTGCTTGTCCTGCCGGACGGGCCCGCTGCGCGCGGGGCGGTCACTTCGTAACGTGTGTACCGCTTCGCGTGGCGCTCCCGTTGGTCGCAAGGGAAGATGATTCCGACCAACGGGAGGACCGATGCAGATCATCTTGCCGAGACCGGTATACGCGTCACGAAGTGACCGCCCTCCGCGCAGGAGGCCCGTCCGGCAGGACATGGGTTTGCGGGCTTGACGGGTGGCGTAAAGTTAAGGGTGGAGGAGCGAATGGCGGATGCGGAGCGGGTGACGGCGCGGCAGAGAGCTATTCTGACCGCCATTATTGAGAGCTACATCGAGACGGGCGAGCCAGTGGGTTCGGGAACTATTGCGCGGCTGCAAAGCGTTGAGAGCGTGGGGCTTAGCCCGGCTACGGTGCGGAACGAGATGGCGGAGCTGGCCGATGCGGGGCTGCTGGAGCAGCCGCATACTTCGGCGGGGCGGGTGCCTACGGCTCGGGCGTTCCGGATGTTTGTGGAGCAGTTGAGTGGCGGGGTGAATCCGAGAATCGATGCGGCGCGGTTGTCAGCGCGGTCACGGTCGCAGATCGACCTGAGTTTTGTTGGAGTTGCTGGGACGCAGGCGGTGTTGGAACGGACTTCGCATGTGCTGGCTACGTTGTCGAGCGGTGTGGGCGTGGCGATTGCCGCGGCGGCGGATGGGGACATGCTGGAGCATGTTCATTTTTCGCGGCTGGCTCCGGCGAGGGTGCTGGCGGTGGTTGTGACGCGGAGCGGGTTGGTGCGGGATCGAGTGCTGGCGCTCGATAAAGACCTGACGGTGAGGGAGTTAGAGGTTGCGGCGAATTTTCTGAATGAGAACTTTCGTGGGTGGAGCGTGGAGCGGGTACGGGCCGAGATTGCCCGGCTGGTGGAGCGGGAGAAGAGTGACTATCAGAGGTTGTTGAACTCTGTGCAGCAGCTTTGGGTGAAGGCGGTGCCGGAGATGGATGTGCCGGTGCAGACGGTTTATGTGGATGGAGTGGCGAATCTCGTTGGTTCTCAACAGGATAGGGAGAGGCTGCGGGAGGTTTTGACGGCGCTCGAGGCGAAGCAGAGGTTGGTGGAGTTGCTGAATGCTTACATCGATGCGCGGCAGGAGAGCGTGAGGGTGGTGTTTGATCTGGAGGAGCAAGCTCCTGAAATGGCTGGACTTGTGCTGATTGCCGCGCCAGCGCGGATGGGCGGAGAGAGTCGCGGGACGGTGGGAGTGATTGGGCCGAAACGGATGCACTACGAGAACACGATGAACGCGGTGAGCTATATTGCGCAGGTTTTTGACCGGATGCTGCATCCGGAGGAGTGATTTTTTTCTGGCGTGGTGGGGAGTGGTTTTTGTTGGGGTTTTTGAGAAAATAGCGTGTTTGGACGTGGTGAATTTGTGGTGTGAGTGTGGTGTTTTGTGTGGTGGATGTGGTGTTTTGGACGTCACTTTTTGGGCCACGAAAAAAGTGCCAGGTTTTTTGAGATTTATTTTTAGCGAGTTGTGAATGGGGTGGGTTTTGAAAAGGTTTCAGGTGGGGACGTTCGGAGTTGGAACGGCTGGCAGAGGATTTTCGCGATGAACGCCAAGGAGCAGTTCGCGCGATGGGCCCGGATGGGCAACAATAGAAGAGGTACTACGATGAGGAGTTCTAAAAAGATGCAGGATGAGATGAACGGGCAAGGAGTTGTTGACCCGGAGGTGGCTGTGGGTTCTGACGTTGAGCCGATAAATGAGATGAGCCCCGCACAGGCGGAGTTGGAGCAGGTGAAGGGCGAGCGGGACCAGTTGCTGGACCGTCTGGCTCGGCTGCAGGCCGAGTTCGATAATGCACGGAAGCGTGAGGCGAAGGAGCGGGCCGATTCGCGGGACTATACGATCTCGAATACGGTTGAGCCGTTTCTGGGCGTGATGGATAACTTTCAGCTGGCGCTGAAGGCGAATGGTACGGCCGAGCAGCTGCGGGGTGGCGTGGAGCTGATTCTGAAGCAGATGGAAGATGCGCTGAAGGGATTGAATGTTCAGGCTGTCGAGACGATTGGTACGCAGTTCGATCCTCGAATCCATGAGGCTTTGGGAAGCATCGAAACCAAGGAGTTCCCGGACCACCAGGTGCTGGAGGAGATTCGGCGGGGTTACAAGATCCGCGAGAAGCTGTTGCGGCCGGCGCTGGTTAGGATTGCAGCGAATCCGAATCAGGTTGTGGATTAGTGGCTCGACCAATGCAAATGCAACAGCAAAAATGCGGGGGTTTCTCCACTGCGCGGACCACGATGAGACTGCGGTCCGCTTCGGTCGAAATGACGGTTTGTTGAGTGGGCGATGAAAAGCAGATCCCTGCGGGATGACAAGCAAAAGAGCAACGGCAACGACAAATGCAAAAGCAACAGCAATGCGGGGGTTTCTCCACTACGCGGACCACGATAAGACTGTGGTCCACTACGGTCGAAATGACGGTTTTATTGAGTGGGGTAATGAAAAGCAGATCCCTGCGGGATGACAGGCAAAAGAACAATGGCAAGGGTAGCGACTGCAACGACAGAGTGATTGGTACGAATTTTGTAGCTGCATAGAATGGAAGTGAGATTTCAGGGATATGGCGACGGCAAACGTGACGAAGGTTGACTACTACGAAGTATTGAGTGTTTCGCGGGATGCGAGCGACCAGGAGTTGAAGACTGCGTATCGCAAGCTTGCCATGCAGTATCACCCGGACCGGAACCCGAACGATCCGTCTGCGGAGGAGAAGTTCAAGGAGTGCGGCGAGGCCTACTCGGTGCTGAGCGATCCGGATAAGCGCGCGGCTTATGACCGGTATGGGCATGCGGCGTTTCAGAACGGTGGTGGTGCCGGTGGTCCATTTGGTGGCGGGTTCAGCGGCAATGCGCAGGACCTGGGGGATATCTTCGGCGATCTTTTCGGCGAGATGTTCAACATGGGCGGCAATGGGCGGCAGCAGGCTTCGCGCGTGCAGCGTGGGCGGGATCTGCGGTACGACATGAAGCTCGAGTTCGAAGAGGCGGTCTTCGGCAAGGAGAAGGAGATTACGATTCGGCGGATGGAGACCTGCTTCGACTGCAAGGGCTCGGGCGCGTCGAAGGGCAAGGCTCCGGTGACTTGTACGCAGTGCGGCGGGCGCGGGCAGCAGAGGTTCCAGCAAGGATTCTTTTCGGTGGCGCGGACCTGCTCGGTGTGCGGAGGGACGGGGACGCTGATCGTTGACCCGTGCCAAATGTGCAAGGGTGAGACGCGGGTACAGCGCGAGCACACGATTATGGTGAAGGTGCCGGCGGGTGTGGAGCAGGATACGCGGATTCGCTACTCGGGCGAGGGCGAGGCGGGCAAGTTTGCCGGACCTGCCGGTGATCTGTATGTTGTGCTGAGTGTGAAGGCGCACAAGTTCTTTGAGCGCGACGGCGATGATCTGCATTGCGTGATGCCGATCTCGTTTCCGCAGGCGGCGCTGGGGACGGAGCTGGAGATTCAGACGCTGGAGGGTGCGGCGACGATCAAGGTTCCCGAAGGAACGCAGAATGGGAAGGCGTTCAAGCTGAAGGGCAAGGGCGTACCGCATCTGAACTCGCATGGGAAGGGTGATTTGATCGTCGAGATTCGGGTGCAGACGCCGGGCAAGCTGAGCAAGCAGCAGCGGGAGTTGTTGAAGCAGTTGAGCGAGACGATGGTGGTGGAGAATACACCGACGTCGCGTGGGCTGTTTGATAAGGTGAAGGATATGTTCAGCTAGGTAGTCGGTGATCTGTTCTCTGCTGTTAGTTGTTGGGATGGAATGGAAAGAGGACGGATCGCTTGCGCGACTGCGCATCTTACGACGAAGAGACCGTCGCCCCGCCAAGTATCGAGGGCAAGAACAAATGCAAATGCGGGGGTCTCTCCACTGCGCACCTCACGATGAGACTGTGAGGTGCTTCGGTCGAGATGACGATTCGGTGGGGACTTCTAAATAAGGCTGGCTTGCTGATGTCGCCTGGCTTGCTGATGTCGCTGACTTGCCGAAACGGGGGATGGAATGTTCCTGGCTATTGGACATGCGTTGATGATGTCGTTGACGATGGCCTGGGAGATTCTGTGGGCGTTGATTCTTGGATTTCTGCTGTCGGCAGTGGTGCAGGCGGTGGTTTCGAAGGAGGAGATGTCGCGGCTGCTGCCGGACGACAGGCCGCGCACGATTGTGAAGGCGTGCGGGTTGGGGGCGGCGAGTTCTTCGTGCTCGTATGCGGCGGTGGCGCTGGCGAGATCGATGTTCCGGAAGGGGGCGAACTTTACCTCTTCGATGGCGTTTCAGTTCGCTTCGACGAACCTGGTGATGGAGTTGGGAATTCTGTTGGCGGTGTTGATGGGCTGGAGGTTTACGCTGGCGGAGTTTGTGGGCGGACCGCTGATGATCTGGGTGCTGGTGCTGCTGTTTCGGATGTTGCTGCGGCCTGAGTGGGTGGAGGCGGCGC
This Tunturibacter gelidoferens DNA region includes the following protein-coding sequences:
- a CDS encoding Mrp/NBP35 family ATP-binding protein, with amino-acid sequence MGHTGAGVPQGPQPLPGVAHVVAIGSGKGGVGKTTVAVNLAVSLGRLGYRVGLIDADIYGPNVPMMLGVTRQPNIVGENRIEPILSHGVKFISVGLISPGDKPMVMRGPMLHQIIRQFLQQVEWGELDFLIVDLPPGTGDVVISLVQTVPLTGAVVVSTGSGVALQDARKALEMFHQVKVEVIGLVENMSQMTLPDGQVIDVFGAGGTERTAAQFGLEFLGAVELDPQIREGGDKGLPVALAGPESKLAKDFYLIAAKVAERAKAIASKTEDVLEIS
- the hrcA gene encoding heat-inducible transcriptional repressor HrcA, yielding MADAERVTARQRAILTAIIESYIETGEPVGSGTIARLQSVESVGLSPATVRNEMAELADAGLLEQPHTSAGRVPTARAFRMFVEQLSGGVNPRIDAARLSARSRSQIDLSFVGVAGTQAVLERTSHVLATLSSGVGVAIAAAADGDMLEHVHFSRLAPARVLAVVVTRSGLVRDRVLALDKDLTVRELEVAANFLNENFRGWSVERVRAEIARLVEREKSDYQRLLNSVQQLWVKAVPEMDVPVQTVYVDGVANLVGSQQDRERLREVLTALEAKQRLVELLNAYIDARQESVRVVFDLEEQAPEMAGLVLIAAPARMGGESRGTVGVIGPKRMHYENTMNAVSYIAQVFDRMLHPEE
- a CDS encoding nucleotide exchange factor GrpE translates to MRSSKKMQDEMNGQGVVDPEVAVGSDVEPINEMSPAQAELEQVKGERDQLLDRLARLQAEFDNARKREAKERADSRDYTISNTVEPFLGVMDNFQLALKANGTAEQLRGGVELILKQMEDALKGLNVQAVETIGTQFDPRIHEALGSIETKEFPDHQVLEEIRRGYKIREKLLRPALVRIAANPNQVVD
- the dnaJ gene encoding molecular chaperone DnaJ — its product is MTKVDYYEVLSVSRDASDQELKTAYRKLAMQYHPDRNPNDPSAEEKFKECGEAYSVLSDPDKRAAYDRYGHAAFQNGGGAGGPFGGGFSGNAQDLGDIFGDLFGEMFNMGGNGRQQASRVQRGRDLRYDMKLEFEEAVFGKEKEITIRRMETCFDCKGSGASKGKAPVTCTQCGGRGQQRFQQGFFSVARTCSVCGGTGTLIVDPCQMCKGETRVQREHTIMVKVPAGVEQDTRIRYSGEGEAGKFAGPAGDLYVVLSVKAHKFFERDGDDLHCVMPISFPQAALGTELEIQTLEGAATIKVPEGTQNGKAFKLKGKGVPHLNSHGKGDLIVEIRVQTPGKLSKQQRELLKQLSETMVVENTPTSRGLFDKVKDMFS